Proteins encoded by one window of Simiduia curdlanivorans:
- the pstB gene encoding phosphate ABC transporter ATP-binding protein PstB: protein MNIAEQNAEYETTVGKPLLNDPKMSMRGVDVFYGDKQAIFGVDLDIGRNQVIAMIGPSGCGKSTFLRCLNRMNDTIDICRVQGKLMLESQDIYDPSLDVVPLRARVGMVFQKPNPFPKSIYDNVAYGPKVHGLATRRTELDEIVETSLRKAGLWNEVKDRLHGPGTGLSGGQQQRLCIARTIAVSPEVILMDEPCSALDPIATAKVEELIAELSENFTIAIVTHSMQQAARVSHRTAYFHLGKLIEVNETEKVFTNPDHALTEAYITGRFG, encoded by the coding sequence ATGAATATTGCAGAACAAAATGCCGAGTATGAAACCACTGTAGGAAAGCCGCTTTTAAATGATCCAAAAATGTCTATGCGTGGAGTCGATGTTTTCTACGGCGACAAGCAAGCGATATTTGGTGTCGATCTCGATATCGGCCGCAACCAAGTGATCGCGATGATAGGCCCTTCCGGCTGCGGTAAATCGACATTTTTACGCTGCCTTAATCGCATGAACGACACCATCGATATTTGTCGAGTGCAGGGTAAGCTGATGTTGGAATCGCAAGATATCTACGATCCAAGCTTGGATGTAGTGCCGTTGCGCGCGCGCGTGGGCATGGTGTTTCAAAAGCCCAACCCCTTTCCAAAAAGCATTTACGATAACGTTGCCTATGGCCCCAAAGTGCATGGCCTTGCGACACGACGCACCGAACTCGACGAAATTGTTGAAACCTCACTGCGCAAAGCGGGCTTGTGGAATGAAGTGAAGGATAGGTTACATGGTCCTGGCACGGGCCTTTCCGGTGGCCAACAGCAGCGCTTGTGTATTGCGCGCACCATTGCCGTTAGCCCCGAGGTGATTTTAATGGATGAGCCCTGTTCAGCGCTCGATCCCATTGCGACGGCTAAAGTTGAGGAGCTGATCGCGGAGTTGAGTGAAAACTTCACCATCGCCATCGTCACTCACTCGATGCAACAAGCGGCGCGGGTGTCACATCGCACAGCTTATTTCCATTTGGGTAAGCTGATTGAAGTGAATGAAACGGAAAAAGTTTTCACCAACCCAGATCACGCCTTAACAGAAGCTTATATAACCGGCCGCTTCGGCTGA
- a CDS encoding TRAP transporter large permease — protein sequence MIEYLPLFLFAAVCLALMLGYPVAFTLAGVALIFAGLGILLGHFEPNLLLALPDRLYGTLTNVTLIAVPLFVFMGVMLERSRLAEDLLNNMARAFGRLPGGLGISVILVGTLLAASTGIVGATVVTMGLMSLPAMLKRGYSPELATGTICATGTLGQIIPPSIALVLLGDVLSGAYQQSQLAQSIYNSEPISVGDLFIGALVPGLLLVVMYLAYLIFTAWRAPNLAPAGDDEKPEWGAFLSSLIPPILLILLVLGSILSGAATPTEAAGVGALGALVLALFKGKLSKAVLTDVVQSSTRITAMVFAILIGASLFSLVFRGLGGETLVHQLFDGLPGGVFTATLLVMLVIFLLGFILDFIEITFVVVPIIAPVLFTMGVDPLWLGIMIAINLQTSFLTPPFGFALFYLRGVAPDSVSTGQIYRGVVPYIVIQLSLLTLLAMKPEIVSWLPDLLRN from the coding sequence ATGATCGAATACCTGCCGTTATTTCTCTTTGCCGCGGTCTGTTTAGCCTTGATGCTAGGCTACCCAGTCGCCTTTACGCTGGCGGGTGTGGCACTCATATTTGCCGGACTGGGCATTTTATTGGGGCATTTTGAGCCCAACCTTTTATTGGCGCTACCGGACCGGCTCTACGGCACCCTAACCAACGTCACGCTCATTGCCGTGCCACTGTTCGTCTTTATGGGCGTCATGTTGGAGCGCTCTCGCCTCGCTGAGGACCTGCTTAACAATATGGCCCGCGCTTTCGGCCGGCTTCCGGGTGGCTTGGGTATTTCGGTTATTTTGGTGGGCACCTTGCTTGCCGCATCCACCGGTATCGTGGGTGCCACGGTGGTCACCATGGGGTTAATGTCCCTGCCCGCCATGCTCAAACGCGGCTATTCGCCCGAACTTGCCACCGGCACCATTTGTGCGACCGGAACACTTGGCCAGATTATTCCGCCCTCTATCGCTTTGGTGTTGCTGGGAGATGTCCTCAGCGGTGCTTACCAGCAGTCCCAACTGGCGCAGAGCATCTACAATTCCGAGCCGATCTCCGTGGGCGATCTGTTCATAGGTGCACTGGTACCCGGGTTATTACTGGTAGTTATGTACCTCGCCTACTTGATTTTTACCGCCTGGCGAGCGCCCAATTTAGCCCCCGCCGGCGATGATGAAAAACCGGAGTGGGGTGCTTTTTTATCGAGTTTAATCCCACCTATCTTATTGATTTTATTGGTATTAGGCTCAATATTAAGCGGTGCTGCTACGCCTACAGAGGCGGCCGGCGTAGGCGCGCTAGGCGCGCTAGTGCTAGCACTCTTTAAAGGCAAACTCAGCAAAGCCGTGCTTACCGATGTGGTGCAATCCAGCACCCGCATTACCGCCATGGTTTTTGCCATTCTCATTGGTGCCTCGCTTTTTTCCTTGGTGTTCAGGGGCTTAGGTGGTGAAACCTTGGTGCACCAGCTGTTCGACGGCCTGCCTGGCGGGGTTTTCACAGCCACACTCTTAGTGATGCTAGTGATTTTCCTGCTTGGCTTCATTCTCGACTTTATCGAGATCACCTTTGTGGTTGTGCCCATCATCGCGCCGGTGTTGTTCACCATGGGCGTAGACCCCTTATGGCTCGGCATCATGATCGCCATTAACTTACAAACCAGCTTTCTAACCCCACCTTTTGGCTTCGCCCTATTCTACCTGCGGGGTGTAGCGCCAGATTCTGTCTCCACCGGGCAGATTTACCGTGGCGTGGTACCTTATATTGTGATCCAATTGTCGCTCCTTACGCTCCTAGCAATGAAACCGGAGATAGTAAGCTGGCTACCGGACCTGCTCCGCAACTAG
- the pstA gene encoding phosphate ABC transporter permease PstA: MSKSESTIDIVNRNLAKRYRSEKRFRWYGIASVLFGLTCLVVLFTDIIGKGYKGFLSTEIYLSVDLNAQDLGLTDLAAKDVYLMADFDGQIKRSLYQELNITDRREKRAATALISSGASYSLRDTLKANPELINSTQGFWLLADDDVDTWFKSRSDDGSEAFTGRLSEQQLAWLNGLIEKQALRTSFNTTFFTSGDSREPEMAGILGAAAGSFFTVLVTLLLSFPIGVSAAIYLEEYAPKNRWTDLIEVNINNLAAVPSIIFGLLGLAIFINFFEMPRSIPLVGGLVLTLMTLPTIIISSRAAIKAVPPSIREAALGLGASKMQVVLHHVLPLAMPGMLTGTIIGMAQALGETAPLLMIGMVAFVVDVPGGIMDASTALPVQIYLWADSPERAFVEKTSAAIMVLLGFLFLMNTLAVLLRRKLERRW; encoded by the coding sequence ATGAGTAAAAGTGAATCAACCATCGATATTGTTAATCGGAACCTAGCCAAGCGCTATCGCTCCGAAAAACGTTTCCGCTGGTACGGCATAGCGTCTGTGCTGTTTGGTTTAACCTGTCTGGTGGTTCTATTTACCGATATTATTGGCAAGGGCTATAAAGGCTTTCTGTCCACGGAAATTTATTTGTCTGTAGATCTGAATGCGCAAGACCTAGGTCTTACCGACTTGGCAGCGAAAGACGTTTATCTAATGGCCGATTTCGACGGTCAAATAAAGCGCTCGTTATATCAAGAGCTAAATATTACTGATCGTCGAGAGAAGCGAGCCGCGACCGCACTAATTAGTAGCGGCGCCAGCTACAGTTTGCGAGACACGCTGAAAGCCAACCCAGAGCTGATTAACAGCACGCAAGGGTTTTGGTTGTTAGCCGACGATGACGTAGACACCTGGTTCAAAAGCCGTAGCGACGACGGTTCAGAAGCCTTCACCGGGCGCCTGAGTGAGCAACAGCTAGCTTGGTTAAATGGGCTAATAGAAAAGCAGGCTTTGCGCACTTCCTTTAACACCACTTTTTTTACCAGCGGTGATTCGCGCGAGCCCGAAATGGCAGGTATTTTAGGCGCGGCCGCCGGTTCATTTTTTACCGTGTTAGTCACGCTGCTTTTGTCGTTTCCGATAGGCGTTTCAGCGGCCATCTACTTAGAGGAATATGCACCGAAGAATCGCTGGACCGATTTAATTGAGGTAAATATCAACAATTTGGCGGCGGTGCCCTCCATTATTTTTGGCTTGTTGGGTTTGGCGATTTTCATCAATTTTTTCGAGATGCCGCGCTCCATCCCGTTGGTGGGTGGTTTAGTTTTAACCTTAATGACCCTGCCCACGATTATCATTTCCAGCCGGGCGGCTATTAAAGCGGTGCCGCCGTCGATTCGCGAAGCGGCGCTTGGCCTTGGCGCCTCGAAAATGCAGGTGGTCTTGCACCACGTATTGCCGCTCGCCATGCCGGGTATGTTAACCGGTACCATCATTGGCATGGCGCAGGCGCTAGGTGAAACTGCACCGCTGTTGATGATCGGCATGGTGGCATTTGTTGTCGATGTACCGGGCGGCATTATGGATGCATCGACCGCGCTACCAGTGCAAATTTATCTGTGGGCCGATAGCCCAGAGCGCGCCTTTGTTGAAAAGACCTCAGCCGCTATTATGGTGTTGTTAGGCTTCTTATTTCTAATGAACACTCTGGCGGTATTGTTGCGCCGTAAACTTGAACGCCGCTGGTAA
- a CDS encoding acyl-CoA thioesterase, translating to MQNEDESPTPNGQLMLQALTLPADTNPSGDIYGGWLMTKMDLAGSVSAQAIAGGRVTTVAAGSMVFLRPVPVGACVGFYVDVEEVGRSSIRTLVEAWILDPRGGEAQKITEGEFVFVAIDGNGRTRPIQK from the coding sequence ATGCAAAACGAAGACGAGAGCCCCACACCTAACGGCCAGCTAATGCTGCAAGCACTCACCCTACCGGCCGATACCAACCCCAGCGGCGATATCTACGGCGGCTGGCTAATGACCAAGATGGATCTAGCCGGCTCCGTTTCAGCCCAAGCCATAGCGGGCGGCAGAGTAACCACCGTGGCGGCCGGTTCTATGGTGTTTTTGCGGCCCGTGCCCGTTGGTGCCTGTGTAGGCTTTTATGTAGATGTTGAAGAAGTGGGGCGCTCCTCCATTCGCACACTGGTGGAAGCTTGGATACTCGACCCACGCGGTGGCGAGGCACAAAAAATTACCGAAGGTGAATTTGTCTTTGTCGCCATCGATGGCAACGGTAGAACCCGCCCCATTCAAAAATAA
- the phoU gene encoding phosphate signaling complex protein PhoU, with protein MDKLNLDRHISRQFNAELEALRTQMLEMGGLVEQQVSDAVAAIESGDTALAEKVIVNEDKVDEFELELDEQATLVLARRQPAASDLRLVLAVIKAIRDLERIGDEAQKVAKMAIELSGAGTNSRGASELRHIGASVAAMMNQGLDAFARFDADAALKVVEADKLVDREYKTAMRELVTYMMEDPREISRVMNVLWALRALERIGDHVRNICEHVIYLVRGLDIRHISLDEAEAKLHSKKP; from the coding sequence GTGGATAAATTAAATCTCGATCGTCATATTTCTCGTCAATTTAATGCTGAATTAGAAGCATTGCGCACCCAAATGTTAGAGATGGGTGGCTTGGTGGAACAGCAGGTGTCAGATGCCGTTGCCGCCATCGAAAGCGGAGACACGGCCTTAGCCGAGAAAGTAATTGTTAACGAAGACAAAGTGGATGAGTTCGAACTTGAACTCGATGAGCAGGCTACCTTAGTGCTAGCCAGGCGCCAACCTGCAGCCTCGGATTTGCGTTTAGTGTTAGCCGTTATTAAGGCTATCCGCGATCTCGAGCGCATTGGTGACGAAGCGCAAAAAGTGGCCAAGATGGCGATTGAGTTATCGGGCGCCGGCACTAACAGCCGCGGCGCCAGCGAGCTTCGTCATATCGGCGCGAGCGTGGCGGCCATGATGAACCAGGGCTTGGATGCCTTTGCCCGCTTTGACGCCGATGCAGCGCTGAAAGTGGTTGAAGCCGATAAGCTTGTGGACCGCGAATATAAAACTGCCATGCGCGAGCTGGTTACCTACATGATGGAAGACCCGCGCGAGATTTCTCGGGTGATGAACGTTTTGTGGGCGCTGCGCGCGCTGGAGCGAATTGGCGATCATGTGCGCAATATTTGCGAACATGTTATCTATTTGGTGCGCGGGCTGGATATTCGCCACATCAGTTTGGATGAAGCCGAAGCTAAATTGCACAGTAAAAAGCCGTAA
- the pstC gene encoding phosphate ABC transporter permease subunit PstC, protein MQPLTLATILLALFAFAFVLGRGRSVLQSQAIGGTSRLASLPFYYGMLTALWCALPCLIVLGLWQLLDGQIIQWLVIDRLSDTQQNLSGSDVGLLLNTITNLSQGHLSADGQSAEMLSAAESLKSILRINQLALTGTLLSIAILGLLFGWSRVSPSLRARQKVEAAFSFALLLCSCLAIFTTIGIVLSVLFESLQFFKSISPVEFLFGTQWSPQMAMREDQVGSSGAFGSVPLFAGTMLISLIAMVVAVPVGLMAAIYLAEYANKSVRLVVKPMLEILAGIPTVVYGFFAALTVAPMVRDAGFSLGFSASSESALAAGLVMGVMIIPFISSLADDVITAVPQSLRDGSLALGATHSETIKKVVLPAALPGVVGGILLAVSRAIGETMIVVMAAGLAAKLTANPLESVTTVTVQIVTLLVGDQEFDSPKTLAAFALGLMLFVTTLALNFVALHVVKKYREQYE, encoded by the coding sequence ATGCAGCCTCTAACCTTAGCGACAATACTTTTAGCCCTGTTTGCCTTTGCCTTTGTCTTGGGCCGTGGTCGGTCGGTACTGCAATCGCAGGCTATTGGTGGAACCAGCCGCCTCGCATCACTGCCATTTTATTATGGGATGTTGACGGCACTTTGGTGCGCGCTGCCGTGCTTAATCGTGTTGGGCTTATGGCAACTGCTCGATGGCCAAATTATTCAGTGGCTAGTGATAGACCGCTTATCAGATACACAACAAAATCTCTCAGGCTCAGATGTCGGGCTTTTACTTAATACCATCACCAACCTTTCTCAAGGCCACTTAAGCGCTGATGGCCAGTCTGCAGAAATGTTAAGTGCGGCGGAAAGCTTAAAAAGCATTTTAAGAATTAACCAGTTGGCTTTAACAGGAACCTTGTTAAGTATTGCCATTCTGGGCCTATTGTTTGGCTGGAGTCGCGTTTCGCCAAGCCTGCGCGCGCGCCAAAAAGTAGAGGCGGCATTCAGTTTCGCCCTGTTGCTGTGCTCGTGTCTAGCCATCTTTACTACCATTGGCATCGTATTAAGCGTGCTGTTTGAATCGCTGCAATTTTTTAAATCTATCTCGCCCGTAGAATTCTTGTTTGGCACTCAGTGGAGTCCACAAATGGCGATGCGAGAAGATCAAGTTGGAAGCTCTGGCGCCTTCGGTTCCGTGCCGCTGTTTGCCGGTACCATGTTGATCTCTTTAATTGCTATGGTGGTTGCCGTTCCGGTTGGCTTAATGGCTGCGATCTATTTAGCCGAATACGCAAACAAAAGCGTCCGATTGGTGGTTAAACCCATGCTGGAAATTCTGGCCGGTATTCCAACTGTGGTGTACGGTTTTTTCGCCGCCCTTACCGTTGCGCCGATGGTACGCGATGCCGGTTTTAGTTTGGGCTTTTCGGCCTCGAGTGAAAGCGCGCTAGCCGCTGGTTTGGTGATGGGGGTCATGATCATTCCCTTTATTTCCTCCCTTGCTGACGACGTTATTACCGCCGTGCCGCAATCGCTTAGAGATGGCTCTCTGGCGCTGGGTGCCACCCACTCTGAAACCATAAAAAAAGTAGTCCTACCAGCGGCATTGCCCGGCGTGGTGGGCGGTATTCTGCTAGCTGTGTCGCGCGCCATTGGCGAAACCATGATTGTGGTCATGGCGGCGGGATTGGCGGCAAAACTTACCGCTAACCCACTCGAATCCGTCACCACAGTCACAGTGCAAATTGTTACTCTGCTTGTGGGTGACCAAGAATTTGATAGTCCAAAAACCCTAGCGGCATTCGCACTGGGATTGATGCTCTTTGTAACAACTTTAGCGTTAAATTTTGTTGCGCTCCACGTTGTGAAAAAATACCGAGAACAATATGAGTAA
- a CDS encoding TRAP transporter small permease subunit produces the protein MDFATLIQTQRRLCAITSALGRAVAWLTLLMVLLTSCVVLLRYGFNIGSVALQESVTYLHGIVFLLALAYTADTDQHVRVDIFYRRFSPRTQAWVNCLGSLVFLLPFAVYLLWVTWPFFVNAWHIRETSAEAAGLPFVYLLKGLLPLAAASLVLQAIGQVLGQLGHLVTGEFES, from the coding sequence ATGGACTTTGCGACCCTTATCCAAACCCAGCGCCGCCTCTGCGCAATAACCAGTGCGCTCGGGCGAGCCGTAGCCTGGCTAACCCTGCTAATGGTGCTGCTGACCAGCTGCGTGGTGCTTTTACGCTACGGCTTCAATATTGGCAGCGTCGCATTACAGGAAAGTGTCACCTACTTGCATGGCATCGTGTTTCTGTTAGCCCTCGCCTATACCGCCGATACCGATCAGCACGTGCGTGTAGACATCTTCTACCGCCGCTTTAGCCCACGCACCCAAGCCTGGGTTAACTGTTTAGGCAGTTTGGTTTTCCTCCTGCCCTTCGCGGTTTACCTGCTTTGGGTAACTTGGCCATTCTTTGTCAACGCTTGGCACATTCGGGAGACCTCGGCCGAAGCGGCTGGCTTGCCCTTTGTTTATCTATTGAAGGGTCTACTGCCACTCGCGGCCGCCAGTTTGGTGTTGCAAGCCATCGGCCAGGTGCTCGGCCAATTAGGACATTTAGTAACGGGGGAGTTCGAATCATGA
- a CDS encoding TRAP transporter substrate-binding protein, translating to MDSSKKTLVPLVIIVLVALVVGLFYALVFTQPAAQLSFEQGELKNQQKYHWRMVTTWPKNFPGLGMAGENFAKWINEASKGRMEVTVYGANELVPALGVFDAVSSGSVELGHGAAYYWKGKIPAAPFFTSVPFGMNAQEMNGWLHYGNGGALWREAYAPFNIVPFAGGNTGVQMAGWFNKEINSLADIQGLKMRIPGLGGEVFTRAGGVAVNIPGNELYTSLQTGVIDATEWVGPYNDLAFGFHQVAKYYYYPGWHEPGPTLELLINKTALESLPEDLQKLVEVTARAVNQDMLDEYTARNNRAMNELVNKHGVQLRRLPDDVLQKLKAISVQMYAEQSGKDPFFAKVYADYESFLNQAQQYHKISEEAYYQSR from the coding sequence ATGGATAGCAGCAAAAAAACATTAGTGCCCCTGGTGATTATTGTACTCGTCGCCTTGGTGGTCGGTTTATTTTACGCCTTGGTTTTTACTCAGCCGGCGGCGCAATTGAGTTTTGAACAGGGCGAGCTAAAAAATCAACAGAAATACCATTGGCGTATGGTGACTACTTGGCCGAAAAACTTTCCAGGCCTTGGTATGGCGGGAGAAAATTTTGCCAAGTGGATTAACGAGGCCAGCAAGGGTCGCATGGAGGTAACCGTTTACGGTGCCAATGAATTGGTGCCCGCCCTCGGTGTGTTTGATGCGGTATCGAGCGGCAGCGTCGAGCTGGGTCATGGCGCGGCTTATTATTGGAAGGGAAAAATTCCGGCGGCGCCATTTTTTACCTCTGTGCCCTTCGGTATGAACGCGCAGGAGATGAATGGTTGGTTGCACTATGGCAATGGCGGCGCGCTTTGGCGCGAGGCTTATGCGCCGTTTAATATCGTGCCCTTTGCCGGCGGTAACACTGGTGTGCAGATGGCCGGTTGGTTTAACAAGGAAATCAATTCGCTGGCCGATATTCAAGGCTTAAAAATGCGCATTCCCGGTTTAGGCGGTGAAGTGTTCACTCGCGCCGGGGGCGTGGCGGTGAACATTCCCGGGAACGAGCTGTATACATCTTTGCAAACCGGGGTGATAGATGCCACCGAATGGGTTGGCCCCTATAACGATCTCGCCTTCGGTTTTCATCAGGTGGCAAAATATTATTATTACCCGGGTTGGCACGAGCCGGGCCCTACGCTTGAGCTGTTGATTAATAAAACGGCGCTGGAATCTTTGCCAGAGGACTTACAAAAATTGGTAGAGGTGACCGCCCGCGCCGTTAATCAAGATATGCTCGATGAATATACCGCGCGCAATAATCGCGCAATGAATGAATTGGTGAATAAACATGGCGTGCAACTTCGGCGTTTACCCGATGACGTGTTGCAGAAGTTGAAAGCGATTTCTGTGCAAATGTACGCCGAGCAGTCGGGTAAAGATCCATTCTTTGCCAAAGTTTACGCTGACTATGAAAGCTTTTTAAACCAAGCCCAGCAGTATCATAAAATTTCAGAAGAGGCTTACTACCAAAGCCGGTAG
- a CDS encoding PstS family phosphate ABC transporter substrate-binding protein: protein MNKLITTAALLATAMGVAMTSQAAARDHISIVGSSTVYPFSTTVAERFGRSTNFKAPKVESTGTGGGFKLFCSGVGVQFPDMTNASRAIKDSELAMCAENNVKDVVEVLIGYDGIVIANAKAAPAFSVTRKDLFLALAKSVPNPKGGEALIPNPYKTWKDVNAALPANKIEVLGPPPTSGTRDAFLEMAMEGGCQTFVWVKALEKADKDKYKSICHDIREDGSYIEAGENDNLIVQKLNANPNALGIFGFSFLDQNSDKVKAAQVDGKEPTFDTIADGSYPISRPLYFYVKKAHIGVVPGMAEYLAEFTSEKAWGDDGYLTEKGMIPMSKDKRTKMAADVKSLKTL from the coding sequence GTGAACAAACTTATTACTACAGCAGCCCTACTCGCTACCGCCATGGGCGTTGCCATGACCTCGCAAGCCGCTGCTCGCGACCATATCAGCATCGTTGGTTCATCTACCGTATACCCTTTCTCAACCACCGTTGCCGAGCGCTTTGGCCGCTCCACTAACTTCAAGGCGCCAAAAGTTGAATCTACCGGTACCGGCGGTGGCTTCAAGTTATTCTGCAGCGGTGTCGGTGTGCAATTCCCCGATATGACTAACGCCTCGCGCGCCATCAAAGATTCAGAGCTGGCCATGTGTGCTGAAAACAACGTTAAGGATGTTGTTGAAGTATTGATTGGCTACGATGGTATCGTCATTGCAAACGCCAAAGCCGCGCCTGCATTCAGCGTTACCCGCAAAGATTTGTTTTTGGCGCTGGCTAAATCAGTACCCAACCCTAAGGGCGGTGAAGCACTGATTCCCAACCCCTACAAAACTTGGAAAGATGTTAACGCGGCGTTACCAGCGAATAAAATCGAAGTACTTGGCCCACCACCAACGTCTGGTACGCGCGATGCGTTCTTGGAGATGGCAATGGAAGGTGGTTGTCAGACATTTGTTTGGGTGAAAGCTTTAGAAAAAGCCGACAAAGACAAGTACAAGAGCATCTGTCATGATATTCGCGAAGATGGTTCATACATCGAAGCGGGCGAAAACGATAACCTGATCGTGCAAAAGTTAAATGCCAACCCCAATGCCTTGGGTATCTTTGGTTTTAGCTTCCTCGACCAAAACAGCGATAAAGTGAAGGCCGCTCAAGTGGATGGTAAAGAACCTACCTTTGATACCATTGCCGACGGCTCTTACCCAATTTCGCGTCCTTTGTACTTCTACGTGAAGAAGGCGCACATCGGCGTAGTACCTGGTATGGCTGAGTACTTAGCTGAATTCACCAGCGAAAAAGCCTGGGGTGATGATGGTTACTTGACTGAAAAAGGCATGATCCCTATGTCTAAAGACAAGCGCACCAAAATGGCTGCAGATGTAAAAAGCTTGAAAACCCTGTAA